One segment of Cellulosilyticum sp. I15G10I2 DNA contains the following:
- a CDS encoding CAP domain-containing protein codes for MKINKKLSKLNLSLLASFVVLVGSSSVFASSASACTPSTKLNVTNFRANTGNCTTPAACKTQASCQTSASCKTQTSCNTSTSCKTSGGCKTSNNIKAPAAAVTPTEVKIPAKTTPAAPAVTTDNSALAYENKVLELVNVERQKAGLKPLQMDEAVRNVARMKSQDMQAKKYFDHNSPTYGSPFDMMKQFGISYKTAGENIAMGQKTPEEVVNAWMNSPGHRANILKPAFTHIGVGYVANGSYWTQMFIGK; via the coding sequence ATGAAAATAAATAAAAAATTATCTAAACTTAATTTATCATTACTAGCTTCCTTTGTTGTACTCGTAGGTTCATCTAGTGTATTTGCAAGTTCAGCATCAGCTTGCACACCAAGTACCAAATTAAATGTTACAAATTTTAGAGCAAATACAGGTAATTGTACTACCCCAGCAGCTTGTAAAACACAAGCTTCATGTCAAACATCAGCTTCATGTAAAACACAGACTTCATGCAACACCTCAACTTCATGTAAAACATCAGGCGGATGCAAAACATCAAATAATATAAAAGCACCAGCTGCAGCCGTGACACCTACTGAAGTTAAAATACCTGCTAAAACAACTCCTGCAGCACCAGCTGTTACAACAGATAACTCTGCTCTTGCATACGAAAATAAAGTACTAGAACTTGTTAATGTTGAACGTCAAAAAGCAGGGCTTAAGCCTCTGCAAATGGATGAAGCTGTACGTAATGTCGCTCGTATGAAATCTCAGGACATGCAGGCTAAAAAATACTTTGACCACAACAGCCCAACTTATGGTTCACCATTTGATATGATGAAACAATTTGGGATCAGCTACAAAACCGCCGGTGAAAATATTGCTATGGGTCAAAAAACACCTGAAGAAGTCGTTAACGCTTGGATGAATAGCCCAGGTCATAGAGCGAATATCTTAAAACCAGCCTTTACACACATTGGTGTAGGCTATGTTGCAAACGGCAGCTACTGGACACAAATGTTTATTGGTAAATAA
- the lsrK gene encoding autoinducer-2 kinase, whose translation MSKQKYLMAIDAGTGSVRAVIFNTDGNQIGVSQQEWEHKEDPRFPGSMDFDWSYNWMLAASCIRQVLKETKIDAKDIAGISTTCMREGIVLYNAEGEEIWACANVDARSSGEVAELIQRSATLEKEIYNVSGQTYALGALPRLLWVKNKMPDIYEKTASISMFNDWLIYKLTGIMSTEPSNGCTTGIFDIKKRIWDTSIAEKCDIKTNIFPPVFESGSFIANVNPKAAEITGLFEGTPVIAGGGDAQLGCIGVGVVSPAQAAVFGGSFWQYEFNTDEVRTDPDCRVRVNAHAVPHIWQYEAIAFFPGLVMRWYRDGFCQLEMQKAKEDGKDPYYYMNREAEKIPAGSHGMMCTFSNIMDYICWKHASPTFTNFALDAEKFNRYTFYRAIMENAAMVTKGNMERVASLTGNTPSEIIFASGASKSPLWCQILADVLGVPVRVPKVKEATSLGAAILAGIGTGLFDTIDNAVAKIVHMEKTYYPDSKNHLLYNNLYQDWKEIYSAQLKLCDRKLTKNMWIAPGI comes from the coding sequence ATGAGTAAGCAAAAATATCTAATGGCTATTGACGCTGGTACAGGCAGCGTAAGAGCAGTCATTTTTAACACAGACGGTAATCAGATCGGTGTTTCTCAGCAAGAATGGGAACATAAAGAAGACCCCAGGTTTCCAGGTTCTATGGATTTTGATTGGTCTTACAACTGGATGCTCGCCGCTTCTTGTATCAGGCAGGTTTTAAAAGAAACCAAGATAGACGCTAAAGACATTGCCGGTATTTCAACGACCTGTATGAGAGAAGGCATTGTCTTATATAATGCTGAAGGTGAAGAGATATGGGCTTGTGCAAATGTAGATGCTCGTTCAAGCGGCGAAGTAGCCGAACTTATTCAACGGTCAGCTACACTAGAGAAAGAAATTTATAACGTCTCTGGGCAGACTTATGCCCTTGGTGCACTGCCCCGTCTGCTTTGGGTAAAAAATAAAATGCCTGATATCTATGAAAAAACAGCAAGCATCAGCATGTTTAATGATTGGCTTATTTACAAACTAACTGGCATTATGTCCACAGAGCCAAGTAATGGCTGTACAACTGGTATTTTTGATATAAAAAAGCGTATTTGGGATACATCAATAGCTGAAAAATGTGATATTAAAACGAATATTTTTCCTCCTGTTTTTGAAAGCGGAAGCTTTATAGCTAATGTAAATCCTAAAGCAGCTGAAATAACAGGTCTTTTTGAAGGGACGCCTGTTATCGCCGGCGGCGGTGATGCACAGCTTGGCTGCATCGGCGTCGGAGTAGTCTCTCCGGCACAGGCTGCTGTTTTTGGCGGAAGCTTTTGGCAATATGAATTTAATACAGATGAAGTAAGAACTGACCCTGACTGCCGTGTTCGTGTTAACGCTCACGCGGTCCCTCATATATGGCAGTATGAAGCAATAGCTTTTTTTCCAGGGCTTGTCATGCGCTGGTATCGAGATGGATTTTGCCAACTTGAGATGCAAAAAGCCAAAGAAGACGGCAAAGATCCTTATTACTATATGAATAGGGAAGCCGAAAAAATCCCCGCTGGAAGTCATGGCATGATGTGTACTTTTTCTAATATCATGGATTATATTTGTTGGAAACATGCGTCTCCTACCTTTACTAACTTTGCTCTAGATGCTGAAAAGTTTAACCGCTATACCTTTTATAGAGCTATTATGGAAAATGCAGCAATGGTTACAAAAGGTAATATGGAGCGCGTCGCCTCCCTCACTGGAAATACGCCAAGTGAAATTATATTTGCATCTGGAGCTTCTAAGAGCCCACTCTGGTGTCAGATCCTAGCAGATGTTTTAGGCGTGCCTGTTCGTGTACCAAAAGTAAAAGAGGCCACATCCCTTGGAGCTGCTATCCTTGCAGGCATTGGCACAGGGTTGTTTGACACTATTGATAATGCAGTTGCTAAAATAGTTCATATGGAAAAAACCTATTATCCGGATAGTAAAAATCATCTGCTTTATAATAATTTGTATCAAGACTGGAAAGAAATATATAGTGCGCAACTTAAGCTTTGTGATAGAAAACTAACTAAAAACATGTGGATTGCACCCGGCATTTAA
- a CDS encoding ABC transporter permease, producing the protein MNKETLKSKCLRWENFLVVTLILEIIIFGLLNPKFLQARVLLGSINDFICICIISLFVTFVLITGGMDIQAGSIVGLSSISLGVLWQDAGFNIWMAVVAAICIGAVCGAISGFFVAFTRVQAMVVTLGGQFLYSGIALLVVNLSSSSAFEGISGYPKSFIALATGNIFGIPNQVVIFIVLALVGYIILHKTKYGRYIFLCGINQEAAEYSGIRTKWVIMSTYVLSGMSASVAGIVLTSYLGSARADLGKELTLPIITAVVLGGTSNLGGKGGVIGTAFAAVVIGFMRFGLVMVGLSTQYLDIPIGLLLIIAVAGRTITSNAKLMKSVHEIFRKIKRA; encoded by the coding sequence ATGAATAAAGAGACCTTGAAAAGTAAATGTTTGCGGTGGGAAAACTTTCTTGTTGTAACGCTGATCTTAGAGATTATTATCTTTGGTCTTTTAAATCCTAAGTTTTTACAGGCAAGGGTACTGCTTGGAAGTATTAATGACTTTATCTGCATTTGCATTATATCCTTATTTGTAACGTTTGTACTTATAACAGGGGGGATGGATATTCAGGCTGGTTCTATTGTAGGACTCAGTTCCATTTCTTTAGGGGTATTGTGGCAGGATGCAGGATTTAATATTTGGATGGCGGTGGTTGCAGCTATTTGTATTGGGGCTGTTTGTGGTGCGATTAGTGGCTTTTTTGTTGCTTTTACCAGGGTTCAGGCCATGGTTGTCACTTTGGGCGGACAGTTTCTTTATTCGGGAATTGCCCTTTTGGTCGTCAATTTATCTTCATCCAGTGCATTTGAAGGAATCAGCGGCTATCCTAAATCATTTATAGCGCTTGCGACAGGCAATATATTTGGTATTCCAAATCAAGTTGTTATTTTTATTGTACTCGCTTTAGTAGGATATATCATTTTACATAAGACAAAGTACGGAAGATACATCTTTCTTTGTGGCATTAATCAGGAGGCAGCAGAATATTCAGGGATCAGGACAAAATGGGTCATTATGAGTACATATGTTCTTTCGGGGATGAGTGCATCTGTTGCAGGTATTGTTTTAACAAGTTATCTTGGTTCAGCCAGGGCAGATCTTGGAAAGGAACTTACTCTTCCTATTATTACTGCAGTTGTTCTTGGGGGGACTTCAAATTTAGGGGGCAAGGGGGGCGTTATTGGAACGGCATTCGCAGCTGTCGTGATTGGATTTATGCGATTTGGGCTGGTTATGGTAGGGTTATCTACTCAGTATCTAGATATTCCAATCGGATTACTATTAATTATTGCAGTTGCAGGCAGGACTATTACAAGTAATGCAAAACTAATGAAAAGCGTTCATGAAATATTCCGTAAGATAAAAAGAGCTTAG
- the lsrF gene encoding 3-hydroxy-5-phosphonooxypentane-2,4-dione thiolase: MADKDGMKIAKDYHIDKPFAKQGGFYVKGMSDVDWGMKARLANIFQPESGHTVMLAFDHGYFMGSTAGLERLDIVIPELAEHIDVLMGTRGGIRTCIPASTGKAVALRVSCGSSILDEDLSHEIIGVGIEDAVRMNASCMAVQTFIGADGEKTSLDNLCKTVDAGLKYGIPTMGVVAVGKQMERTSRFFKLATRILPELGAHIVKTYYCEDFEEITCACPVPIVVAGGKKLPENEALTMCYQAISEGAAGVDMGRNIFQSTDPIAMVQAVRMIVHKRATDKEAYEFFLDTRKE; encoded by the coding sequence GTGGCAGATAAGGATGGAATGAAAATAGCGAAGGATTATCATATAGATAAGCCATTTGCAAAGCAAGGTGGCTTTTATGTAAAGGGGATGTCCGATGTAGATTGGGGGATGAAAGCACGTCTAGCAAATATTTTTCAGCCTGAGAGCGGTCATACAGTAATGCTGGCATTTGATCATGGTTATTTTATGGGATCTACCGCAGGGCTTGAGAGATTGGATATTGTAATACCTGAACTGGCAGAACATATAGATGTTTTAATGGGAACCCGTGGCGGTATTCGTACCTGCATACCAGCAAGTACTGGTAAAGCGGTTGCCCTGCGTGTGAGCTGCGGATCTTCTATTCTGGATGAGGATCTCAGTCATGAGATCATTGGTGTTGGTATCGAAGATGCTGTGCGTATGAATGCAAGCTGTATGGCTGTTCAGACCTTTATTGGTGCTGATGGCGAAAAAACAAGCTTAGATAACCTATGTAAAACCGTAGATGCAGGGCTAAAATATGGTATACCAACAATGGGCGTTGTTGCAGTAGGCAAACAGATGGAAAGAACATCCCGTTTCTTCAAACTGGCGACACGTATTTTGCCAGAGCTCGGTGCACATATTGTTAAGACGTATTACTGTGAGGATTTTGAAGAAATTACTTGTGCATGTCCAGTACCTATTGTGGTTGCAGGGGGCAAGAAATTACCAGAAAATGAAGCCCTGACAATGTGCTATCAGGCGATTTCAGAAGGCGCAGCTGGAGTCGATATGGGGCGTAATATTTTCCAAAGTACGGATCCGATTGCTATGGTTCAGGCAGTTAGAATGATTGTTCATAAGAGGGCAACGGATAAAGAAGCTTATGAATTTTTCTTAGATACAAGAAAAGAGTAG
- a CDS encoding ABC transporter substrate-binding protein: protein MLNLFLTCILWINIVGIQKAAPPQVPIRPPSIYIPVIAKGQAPFWEAVRSGVEKAAVDYGVRAVFGAPATEQPPDIITQLNLLQNALANNPDAIVLAALDSHIVTPYLERARDAGIPVIGFDSGVDSPIVSTTVATDNYETGELAADKMAQLIGGTGKVAIIAQDQTSKSSIDRRDGFLNTLIQEYRDIEVIPTQYSLGDTERATEVAKELLMAHPDVKGVFAITEGTTQGLINAVKDLNKVGEITLIGFDAGQPLINAIREGIVAGAITQDPMNIGYQAVTTAIRAARGENLPAFIDTGFAWYDKFNIDNPEIQPLLYE from the coding sequence GTGTTAAACCTATTTTTAACATGTATATTATGGATTAATATAGTAGGTATACAAAAAGCAGCCCCGCCTCAAGTGCCAATACGCCCCCCCTCAATATATATACCGGTTATTGCAAAAGGCCAAGCGCCATTTTGGGAGGCTGTTAGATCTGGTGTAGAAAAAGCAGCTGTTGATTATGGGGTTCGTGCTGTATTTGGAGCACCCGCAACCGAGCAGCCTCCCGATATCATTACACAGCTTAATTTATTACAGAATGCATTAGCTAATAATCCAGATGCCATTGTCCTTGCAGCACTTGATTCACACATTGTTACGCCCTATTTAGAAAGAGCAAGAGACGCGGGCATTCCAGTAATCGGATTTGACTCAGGGGTTGATAGTCCTATTGTTAGTACTACAGTCGCAACGGATAATTATGAAACTGGTGAACTGGCAGCTGATAAAATGGCACAGCTTATAGGCGGTACAGGTAAAGTAGCCATTATCGCTCAGGATCAAACAAGCAAGTCATCTATAGATAGACGGGATGGATTTTTAAATACACTTATACAAGAATATCGTGACATTGAAGTTATTCCCACTCAATACAGTCTAGGTGATACCGAAAGAGCAACTGAAGTTGCAAAAGAGCTGCTAATGGCTCATCCAGATGTTAAAGGTGTCTTCGCTATAACTGAAGGCACAACTCAAGGTCTTATCAATGCAGTTAAAGATCTTAACAAAGTGGGTGAAATTACACTTATTGGTTTTGATGCAGGCCAGCCGCTAATTAATGCTATTAGAGAAGGGATTGTAGCAGGAGCCATTACACAAGATCCAATGAATATAGGGTATCAAGCTGTAACGACTGCTATCCGAGCAGCTAGAGGTGAAAATCTCCCAGCATTCATTGATACTGGTTTTGCATGGTATGATAAATTCAATATAGATAATCCAGAAATCCAGCCGCTTCTTTACGAATAA
- a CDS encoding cupin domain-containing protein, protein MFIVDEKDRDYRFGDSGPKYLMRGPRMNFAIVQFQPGQDFQAHYHNVMEENFYILEGEVDIFVDNVKYTLRQGQIIHIEPKEIHYIINNSDAAVKMISTLAPFMDVDKVDVD, encoded by the coding sequence ATGTTTATTGTTGATGAAAAAGATAGAGACTACCGTTTTGGCGACAGTGGGCCCAAATATTTAATGCGTGGACCACGAATGAATTTTGCAATTGTTCAATTTCAGCCCGGTCAAGATTTTCAGGCACATTATCATAACGTTATGGAGGAAAACTTCTATATACTTGAAGGTGAAGTGGATATCTTTGTTGATAACGTAAAGTATACTTTAAGACAAGGTCAGATCATACATATTGAACCTAAAGAGATACATTATATCATTAACAATTCAGATGCCGCTGTAAAAATGATTTCAACTCTTGCACCATTTATGGATGTAGATAAAGTAGATGTAGATTAA
- a CDS encoding sugar ABC transporter ATP-binding protein: protein MQVADKVPIDIKETMIAIRGICKSFASNAVLKGIDLDVKCGEVLALIGGNGAGKSTLMKIIMGIYEPDKGDIFLRGEKVKLSKPAAALAHGIYLVPQEPMLFPNMTVEENIAIGFPDKKSELHMQMINIMDQLGWQLKLDRKADTLTIAEQQLVEILRGLLRNAKILILDEPTSSLTFNEVESLFKLVEDLKRKGISIFYITHRLTEVFKIATQVAIMRDGLITLKGTVNAFTKEDLVKGLLPIDIKLKTSEKSKELDYTHLKPALELKHFTGYGFKDINLEVFPGEVLGVAGVVGAGRTDFAKTIFGMDQVISGEVLLNGEAITGAPTRVVLDKGLNYVPEDRYLNGIFKITDVGSNISSANLRKMSKFFLNGKAEKMLGEKYIQHFRIKVTGQNQMMGSLSGGNQQKVVIARALSTAPQVVILDEPTRGIDAGARGDVYSIIDGLKKQGVAVLLISSDFEEIVELCDRAVTMYQGHINHRFSKHQIDLDRLIAASFGVYEGDDHA, encoded by the coding sequence ATGCAAGTTGCCGATAAGGTGCCTATTGATATTAAAGAGACAATGATAGCCATACGAGGTATTTGTAAATCCTTCGCATCTAATGCTGTACTTAAAGGAATAGATCTTGATGTAAAGTGTGGCGAGGTATTAGCCTTAATTGGTGGTAATGGTGCGGGAAAGAGTACACTTATGAAAATCATTATGGGAATCTATGAACCGGATAAAGGAGATATTTTTCTTAGGGGAGAAAAGGTCAAACTATCAAAACCTGCTGCTGCACTTGCACATGGTATTTATCTAGTACCACAGGAGCCCATGTTATTTCCGAATATGACCGTTGAAGAGAATATTGCTATTGGTTTTCCTGATAAAAAAAGCGAATTACATATGCAGATGATAAATATTATGGATCAGCTAGGATGGCAGCTTAAATTAGACCGTAAAGCAGACACCTTAACTATCGCAGAGCAACAGCTAGTAGAAATCTTAAGAGGGTTACTTCGAAATGCAAAAATTTTAATTCTAGATGAACCGACCTCATCATTGACATTTAATGAAGTAGAATCACTGTTTAAGTTAGTTGAAGATTTAAAGCGTAAGGGCATCAGTATTTTCTATATCACACACCGCCTAACAGAGGTTTTTAAGATCGCAACACAGGTAGCCATTATGAGAGATGGTTTGATTACTTTAAAGGGAACAGTTAATGCGTTTACAAAGGAAGATCTAGTAAAAGGCCTGCTGCCGATTGACATCAAACTTAAGACTTCTGAGAAATCAAAAGAGCTTGACTATACCCATTTAAAGCCTGCATTAGAATTAAAGCATTTTACCGGTTATGGGTTTAAAGATATCAATTTGGAGGTTTTCCCAGGGGAGGTCCTTGGCGTAGCTGGCGTAGTGGGTGCTGGGCGCACAGATTTTGCAAAAACTATCTTTGGAATGGATCAAGTTATATCAGGAGAAGTACTTTTAAACGGGGAGGCTATTACAGGGGCTCCAACAAGGGTGGTACTTGATAAAGGGTTGAATTATGTGCCGGAAGACAGATATTTAAATGGTATTTTTAAGATTACGGATGTAGGCTCAAATATTTCTTCTGCAAATCTTAGAAAAATGAGTAAGTTTTTCTTAAATGGAAAAGCAGAGAAAATGTTAGGAGAGAAATATATTCAGCATTTTAGAATTAAGGTAACAGGTCAAAATCAGATGATGGGGTCTCTTTCGGGGGGGAATCAGCAAAAGGTTGTTATCGCAAGAGCACTTTCTACAGCACCACAAGTAGTTATACTGGATGAACCAACCCGTGGGATAGATGCCGGAGCACGGGGGGACGTTTATTCAATTATTGATGGACTCAAGAAACAGGGGGTAGCTGTTCTACTTATCTCCTCTGATTTTGAAGAGATTGTAGAATTATGTGATAGGGCTGTTACGATGTATCAAGGCCACATTAATCATAGATTTTCAAAACATCAAATTGATCTGGATAGATTGATTGCAGCCTCATTTGGTGTTTATGAGGGGGATGATCACGCATGA
- a CDS encoding ABC transporter permease — MKTLKRIFKAREISSLIFLTAIFLIVGAVNPSFLRFKNLLLIFNGSIVYVLLAVGIAFVIISGEIDVSIGATLGLAAAVSATLLRDGSSWSIAVIAALMVGAAVGFINGIGVTVLKIPSIIMTLGVNGVVRGSIYVYTNGKWVENIPYPFKAISQATIMNTLTYFFFGALLLMAVVHICLTKTNRGRYFAAVGDNESGANLIGIPVNKTKIIAFVVCGIFAAIAGVVYVSRVGFVTPTAGNGYEMKAIAACVLGGISLSGGVGTVVGATVGATIMSSISRVLVFLKFSSDYDNTITGILLIIIVVADALIQRRVAEKARRKRLLARTSTQGGAHNE; from the coding sequence ATGAAAACTTTAAAGCGTATTTTTAAAGCCAGAGAAATATCTTCTTTAATCTTTTTAACTGCAATTTTTTTAATTGTAGGTGCGGTAAATCCTTCATTTCTACGGTTCAAAAATCTGCTGCTCATTTTTAATGGAAGTATTGTTTATGTGCTTTTAGCTGTTGGGATAGCTTTTGTTATTATCAGCGGGGAGATAGATGTATCTATTGGAGCGACCCTCGGGCTTGCGGCGGCCGTTTCGGCAACACTGCTAAGAGACGGAAGCTCTTGGAGTATAGCGGTTATAGCTGCACTTATGGTAGGGGCAGCAGTTGGTTTTATCAATGGCATAGGTGTTACCGTATTAAAAATACCTTCCATTATAATGACCTTAGGGGTTAATGGGGTAGTAAGAGGTTCTATTTATGTCTATACAAATGGGAAGTGGGTTGAGAATATACCTTATCCTTTTAAGGCTATTTCTCAAGCAACGATCATGAATACCTTAACCTATTTCTTTTTTGGTGCACTGCTGTTAATGGCCGTGGTGCATATCTGCCTTACAAAGACTAATCGCGGCAGGTACTTTGCAGCCGTTGGGGATAATGAATCAGGAGCAAACTTAATTGGTATTCCTGTAAATAAGACTAAGATTATAGCATTTGTTGTATGCGGCATTTTTGCAGCCATTGCTGGAGTGGTTTATGTAAGCCGCGTTGGATTTGTAACCCCGACTGCGGGAAATGGTTATGAAATGAAAGCTATCGCAGCATGTGTACTAGGAGGCATCAGCCTAAGCGGTGGTGTTGGTACTGTAGTAGGTGCAACCGTTGGCGCAACGATTATGTCATCTATTAGCAGAGTATTGGTATTCTTAAAATTTTCTTCTGATTATGACAATACGATTACGGGGATTTTACTTATTATTATTGTTGTTGCAGACGCATTGATTCAAAGACGTGTAGCTGAAAAAGCCAGAAGAAAGAGGCTTTTGGCAAGGACCTCAACACAAGGAGGTGCGCACAATGAATAA
- a CDS encoding substrate-binding domain-containing protein — protein MKKKFFSALLCSALAVTMLAGCSSKGAPEGAADTTNAKPATQASTDKAADTNAKSSGSDITVTFVPKLSGNAFFESANVGAQEYAAKVGKYSVKYDGNPEASVANQVAIINNAISQGADAVCVSSVDATGLDEAMKKAKAAGLAVVTWDSDVGNDARSLMVSQGTPEQLGKMLVDMAAEGMEDPMAEGITYCWHYSQATVADQNSWQVAGEAYIAEKYPNWTNVAPNNYYSEQDAEKAISVGESILTAHPDITAIICNDSTALPGQAQAAQNLGLTSKDVVITGFAAPNSMKDYCRAGILERWGLWDCKIQGAMGCYLAYWLAAGNTFKVGDKIDIPDIGTVEVMPNTVLDPKAYTAEDSGVVLLPERTVFDINNMDNYNF, from the coding sequence ATGAAAAAGAAATTTTTTAGTGCATTATTATGTTCAGCATTGGCAGTGACTATGTTAGCGGGCTGTAGTTCAAAAGGAGCCCCAGAGGGGGCGGCTGATACAACAAATGCTAAACCTGCTACACAAGCAAGTACAGATAAAGCGGCAGATACTAATGCAAAATCCTCAGGCAGTGATATCACGGTTACTTTTGTTCCAAAATTATCAGGTAATGCATTTTTTGAATCAGCCAATGTAGGGGCGCAAGAATACGCAGCAAAAGTTGGTAAGTATTCAGTTAAATATGACGGCAATCCAGAAGCATCTGTTGCAAATCAAGTAGCTATTATCAATAATGCTATTTCTCAAGGCGCTGACGCTGTCTGTGTGTCTTCGGTAGATGCTACAGGTCTAGATGAAGCGATGAAAAAAGCAAAAGCAGCAGGTCTTGCGGTTGTGACTTGGGACTCTGATGTAGGAAATGATGCCCGCTCGCTTATGGTATCTCAGGGAACCCCAGAACAACTTGGCAAAATGTTAGTTGATATGGCAGCAGAAGGCATGGAGGATCCAATGGCTGAAGGTATTACTTATTGCTGGCATTACTCACAAGCAACTGTTGCCGACCAAAACTCATGGCAGGTAGCTGGTGAAGCCTATATTGCTGAAAAATATCCAAACTGGACCAATGTTGCACCAAACAATTATTATAGCGAACAAGATGCTGAAAAAGCTATTTCAGTCGGAGAATCTATCTTAACAGCACATCCAGATATTACAGCTATTATTTGTAATGACTCTACAGCGCTTCCAGGTCAGGCACAGGCTGCACAGAATCTTGGACTTACATCTAAGGACGTTGTTATCACAGGCTTTGCAGCACCTAACTCTATGAAAGACTATTGCCGTGCAGGTATCCTTGAAAGATGGGGGCTTTGGGACTGTAAAATCCAAGGCGCTATGGGATGTTATTTAGCGTATTGGCTAGCCGCAGGTAATACATTTAAAGTGGGCGATAAAATTGATATTCCGGATATTGGCACAGTAGAAGTAATGCCTAATACAGTATTAGATCCAAAAGCTTACACAGCAGAGGATTCAGGCGTTGTATTACTTCCAGAAAGAACTGTATTTGATATCAATAATATGGATAACTATAATTTCTAA
- a CDS encoding sugar-binding transcriptional regulator yields MMLKIEKEFEESLMVKTAWYYYLENMTQQEISDHLGLSRMRVIKLLERARQTGIVQFQIRSSLSKRMELEQTLVQKYNLKDTYIVPTNPNSEEVNETIAKAAAMYVGSRISDNCFINLGYGDTLSRTLNHLATNVDSAVSYVSLTGGVSYYLPNIQSNVFNGKLYLMPAPLIASSQEMAEAIKNETSIKEIESMSKLASMTIVGIGAMNNDATILKSSTLSQNDFILLSMQGAVGDVLSHFIDQDGALLDTEIDSRLISTPLSTLKELNNVIAVSAGDKKVTAIRAALKGDYIDVLITDENTAQKLIEYK; encoded by the coding sequence ATGATGTTAAAAATAGAAAAGGAATTTGAAGAAAGCTTAATGGTAAAAACAGCCTGGTATTACTACTTAGAAAATATGACACAGCAAGAAATCTCTGATCATTTAGGACTTTCGCGCATGAGAGTCATCAAACTCTTAGAGCGGGCAAGGCAGACTGGTATTGTACAGTTTCAAATACGCTCTAGTTTAAGTAAGCGGATGGAACTCGAGCAAACTTTAGTCCAGAAATACAATTTAAAAGACACTTATATTGTCCCAACAAATCCTAACAGCGAGGAAGTTAATGAAACCATTGCAAAAGCAGCTGCTATGTACGTTGGCAGCCGCATTTCAGACAACTGTTTTATTAACCTCGGTTATGGAGATACACTCTCACGTACGCTCAACCATCTTGCAACCAATGTGGACTCAGCCGTATCTTATGTCTCTTTAACAGGTGGTGTAAGCTACTACTTACCAAATATACAATCTAATGTCTTTAATGGGAAACTCTATTTAATGCCCGCACCCTTAATAGCTTCATCACAAGAGATGGCAGAAGCTATTAAAAATGAGACTTCAATTAAGGAAATCGAGAGCATGAGCAAACTGGCAAGTATGACTATTGTGGGCATCGGTGCCATGAATAATGATGCTACAATCCTTAAATCATCTACGCTTAGTCAAAATGATTTTATATTGTTAAGTATGCAGGGTGCTGTTGGTGATGTTTTATCTCACTTCATAGACCAAGATGGTGCACTGTTAGATACAGAAATAGATTCTAGACTCATCAGTACACCGCTTTCTACACTCAAGGAGCTTAATAATGTCATAGCTGTATCTGCTGGTGATAAAAAAGTAACGGCTATAAGAGCAGCACTAAAGGGGGATTACATTGATGTTTTGATTACAGATGAAAATACCGCTCAGAAACTGATTGAATATAAATAA